One stretch of Comamonas testosteroni DNA includes these proteins:
- the gcl gene encoding glyoxylate carboligase translates to MAKMKAIEAAVRVLEKEGVSVAFGVPGAAINPLYAALKDHGGIGHILARHVEGASHMAEGYTRAVAGNIGVCIGTSGPAGTDMITGLYSASADSIPILCITGQAPRSRLHKEDFQAVDIASIAKPVTKWATTVLEPAQVPRAFQQAFHLMRSGRPGPVLIDLPIDVQLAEIEFDIDTYEPLPAYKPAASRKQAEKAIEMLNESERPLLVSGGGVINADASELMVELAEILNVPVIPTLMGWGTIPDDHPLMVGMCGLQTSHRYGNANMLASDFVFGIGNRWANRHTGSVEVYTKGRKFIHVDIEPTQIGRVFAPDYGIVSDAKAALEQFVAVAKEWKAAGKLKCRKSWVAECQGRKNSVEYLRKTNFDNVPMKPQRVYQCMNRTLDRDTTYVSTIGLSQIAGAQFLHVYKPRNWINCGQAGPLGWTTPAALGVRVADPQRKIVALSGDYDFQFMIEELAVGAQFKLPYVHVLVNNSYLGLIRQAQRAFSIDYCVQLAFDNINMDEGDATRGYGVDHVKVVEGLGCKAIRVHRAEDFAPAMQQAEAWMAEHKTPVVIECILERVTNISMGAEIDNVVEFEDLATEKADAPSALALLD, encoded by the coding sequence ATGGCCAAAATGAAAGCAATCGAAGCCGCAGTCCGCGTGCTCGAAAAAGAAGGTGTTAGCGTTGCATTCGGCGTTCCCGGTGCTGCCATCAATCCGCTGTACGCAGCGCTGAAGGACCATGGTGGCATCGGCCACATTCTGGCCCGTCACGTTGAAGGCGCCAGCCACATGGCTGAAGGCTACACCCGTGCGGTGGCCGGCAATATCGGCGTGTGCATCGGCACCAGCGGCCCCGCCGGCACCGACATGATCACCGGTCTGTACTCGGCCAGCGCCGACTCCATTCCAATCCTGTGCATTACCGGTCAGGCACCTCGCTCGCGTCTGCACAAGGAAGACTTCCAGGCCGTGGACATCGCCTCCATCGCCAAGCCCGTGACCAAGTGGGCCACCACCGTTCTGGAACCAGCCCAGGTGCCACGTGCCTTCCAGCAGGCATTCCACCTGATGCGCTCCGGCCGTCCCGGCCCCGTGCTGATCGATCTGCCCATCGACGTGCAACTGGCCGAGATCGAGTTCGACATCGACACCTACGAGCCCCTGCCTGCCTACAAGCCAGCTGCTTCGCGCAAGCAGGCCGAGAAGGCCATAGAGATGCTCAACGAATCCGAGCGTCCTCTGCTGGTCTCCGGTGGCGGCGTGATCAACGCCGATGCTTCCGAGCTGATGGTCGAGCTGGCCGAGATCCTGAACGTGCCCGTGATCCCCACCCTGATGGGCTGGGGCACCATCCCCGACGATCACCCCCTGATGGTCGGCATGTGCGGTCTGCAGACCAGCCACCGTTACGGCAACGCCAACATGCTGGCTTCGGACTTCGTGTTCGGCATCGGCAACCGCTGGGCCAACCGCCACACCGGCTCGGTCGAGGTCTACACCAAGGGCCGCAAGTTCATCCACGTGGACATCGAGCCCACCCAGATCGGCCGCGTGTTCGCGCCCGACTACGGCATCGTCTCCGACGCCAAGGCGGCTCTGGAGCAATTCGTTGCCGTCGCCAAGGAGTGGAAGGCTGCCGGCAAGCTCAAGTGCCGCAAGTCCTGGGTGGCAGAGTGCCAGGGTCGCAAGAACAGCGTCGAGTACCTGCGCAAGACGAACTTCGACAACGTGCCGATGAAGCCCCAGCGCGTCTACCAGTGCATGAACCGCACCCTGGACCGCGACACCACCTATGTGTCCACCATCGGTCTGTCGCAGATCGCCGGTGCCCAGTTCCTGCACGTGTACAAGCCTCGCAACTGGATCAACTGCGGCCAGGCCGGTCCTCTGGGCTGGACCACTCCCGCCGCCCTGGGCGTGCGCGTGGCAGATCCCCAGCGCAAGATCGTGGCACTGTCCGGCGACTACGACTTCCAGTTCATGATCGAAGAGCTGGCCGTGGGCGCGCAGTTCAAGCTGCCCTATGTTCACGTGCTGGTGAACAACAGCTATCTGGGTCTGATCCGTCAGGCACAGCGAGCTTTCTCGATCGACTATTGCGTGCAATTGGCGTTCGACAATATCAACATGGATGAGGGTGATGCGACCCGCGGCTACGGCGTTGACCATGTTAAGGTCGTTGAAGGTCTGGGTTGCAAGGCAATTCGCGTTCATCGCGCCGAAGACTTTGCCCCCGCCATGCAGCAGGCCGAAGCCTGGATGGCCGAGCACAAGACCCCTGTGGTGATCGAGTGCATCCTGGAGCGTGTGACCAACATCTCCATGGGCGCCGAAATCGACAACGTGGTCGAGTTCGAAGACCTGGCGACCGAAAAGGCCGACGCGCCCAGCGCACTGGCCCTGCTGGACTGA